The Candidatus Chromulinivoraceae bacterium genomic interval ATCGTTTCAACGTCAGCAGGTCAAGCCGTGCGTTTTAATGAAGCAGAGGCTCGTCCAATGGGTCGTACTGCTCGCGGTGTTCGCGGTGTTCGCCTTCGTCCTAATGATACTGTTGTAGGCATGGATATTGTCGATAATGACGCGAACCACCTGCTTGTTATTAGCGAAAAGGGCTACGGTAAGATTACTAAGGTTGCAAACTTCCCAAGCCACAAACGTGGCGGTGTAGGCATCAAAGCCGCAGTAGTAACTGCTAAGACGGGGCCAATTATCTCTGTCCAGACCCTTGATCCAAATGCGAGTGAAGTTCTCCTTATCTCGAACAATGGTCAGGCAATCCGAGTTGGTCTGAAGGACATCCCAACACTTGGTCGTACAACGCAAGGCGTTCGAATTATGCGTCTTGGTGAAGGTGATGCTGTGTCGTCTCTTGGGCTTATGCCAGAACAAACACAAGCGATAGTTGAGGAAGAAGAGGCACAATAGGGCTATGACAAGGCTATCACCGTATATTACTGCAATTGTTGCCGCATGGCTGATTGCACAAGGGGCTAAATACCTATTAATTGCGGTGAAGCATCGGAGCTTTAACCACTTCCGTCAGTTGTACCTTTCGGGGAATATGCCAAGTGCACATAGCGCAACTGTTGTTGCGCTATGTGTTGTTATTATGCTTCGCGACGGCATTAACTCTGGATTGTTTGGTCTCGCTGCATTATTTGCTGGCATCGTTATGTACGACGCCATGATGGTTCGTCGTTCAGTAGGAGAGCAGGGAAAGGCTATTCAAGAGCTTATAAAAGAACAAAAGAGTAACGTAGCTTTACCGCGTGCCGCAAAAGGACATACCCCTGTTGAAGTGGCTGCTGGAGCAGCACTTGGCGTAGTAATCGGGCTAGTTGTCTTTTTAGCTACAAAATAAGTTCAAATTACCCTTGACGCTCACCTTACTCATAGGGTATGCTAAATATCAGTCTGGTCGCAGAGAGCGATAAACAACAAGTGGAGTTGAACAGATCAAAAAGAACTTTGACAATTTAGTTGTGTAATATCATCGTCAGTCTATTTTTATAGACGCATCGCAAGATGCATCTTTTATGGAGAGTTTGATCCTGGCTCAGGATGAACGCTGGCGGAGTGCCTAATACATGCAAGTCGAGCGGCAGCACGAGTAGTTTACTACTTGGTGGCGAGCGGCGGACGGCTGAGTAACGCGTGGGAACGTGCCCCAAAGTGAGGAATAAGCTCCAGAAATGGAGTCTAATGCCGCATATGATCTTCGGATTAAAGCTTTCGAGCGCTTTGGGAGCGGCCCGCGTCCGATTAGATAGTTGGTGAGGTAAAGGCTCACCAAGTCTACGATCGGTAACTGGTCTGAGAGGATGATCAGTCAGACTGGAACTGAGACACGGTCCAGAC includes:
- a CDS encoding divergent PAP2 family protein; translated protein: MTRLSPYITAIVAAWLIAQGAKYLLIAVKHRSFNHFRQLYLSGNMPSAHSATVVALCVVIMLRDGINSGLFGLAALFAGIVMYDAMMVRRSVGEQGKAIQELIKEQKSNVALPRAAKGHTPVEVAAGAALGVVIGLVVFLATK